A portion of the Methanofastidiosum sp. genome contains these proteins:
- a CDS encoding ACT domain-containing protein produces the protein MSDKKSIAEIVREYIGAHPSIMDCLKYGIINYSALSRMIMDEYKIDNMVAVLIASRRYAEELQKEKNFLEKKIKVILKKSRINIKTKVATLTLKPGWHVFLKLEPVLKKTLSEGYLINIIQGSQGITLILLEDYLEEVTNLIGKENVLRVSKNLVEISVKSPEDIGNTPGVVSYLSSNLSAVGINVIETMSCFMDTIFVVDEKDMVLAFEALNRCID, from the coding sequence GTGTCAGACAAAAAAAGTATAGCCGAAATAGTAAGGGAGTACATAGGTGCACACCCCTCAATAATGGACTGTCTTAAGTATGGAATAATCAACTATTCTGCATTATCACGAATGATAATGGACGAATATAAAATAGACAACATGGTAGCGGTTCTAATAGCGTCTAGAAGATATGCTGAAGAATTACAGAAGGAAAAAAATTTTCTTGAGAAAAAAATAAAAGTTATTCTAAAGAAAAGTAGGATTAACATAAAGACAAAAGTTGCAACTTTAACTTTAAAACCTGGCTGGCACGTTTTCTTGAAACTTGAGCCCGTTCTAAAGAAGACCCTATCGGAGGGTTATCTTATTAATATTATCCAAGGATCCCAAGGTATTACTTTGATTTTACTTGAAGACTACCTTGAGGAAGTTACAAATCTTATAGGCAAAGAAAATGTATTGAGAGTGTCAAAGAACCTTGTCGAAATATCTGTTAAGAGCCCTGAAGATATTGGGAATACTCCAGGAGTTGTATCGTACTTATCCTCAAACCTTTCAGCTGTGGGGATAAATGTTATTGAGACTATGAGCTGTTTCATGGATACAATATTTGTCGTTGATGAAAAAGACATGGTACTTGCCTTTGAAGCACTCAACAGGTGCATAGATTAA